CGCCGCACAGCGGGACGCGCCGCGTGCTGACGGAAAAGGGGATCTCGCATGACACCCTGCGCGCCCGGCAAATCACGCCGGACGACTTCTCCGCTTACGATTACATCGTCTGCATGGATGAGGAAAACCTGCAGGCTCTGCAACAGCAGGCGCCGCGCGGCGTTCCTGTCTACCGCTTGATGGATTTCGCCCCGCAGCTCCCCGAGCGCAACGTCGAAGATCCCTACTATACCGGGCGCTTTGCCTATGTGTACGAGCTGGTAGAGGCGGGATGCCGGGGCTTGTTGGAGGAGATCAAGGAAAAGCTGCACTAGCGTCTCCCCCGCAAAATGAGAAAAGACAGTGCGAAGACTCGCACTGTCTTGTTTTTTTTTGATTGTATGCCGCGAACCAATCCGGCTCTTTTTTTACGGCTTCGTCTCCGCCGAAACACCCTTGGGCGGGGTTGTCAGATCGCGCAGAATCGCGACTTCCACCCGGCGGTTTTTGGCTCGGCCTTCCGGCGTCGCGTTAGATGCGACCGGATGGTACTCGCCTACCCCGGTTGCGCTGAATTTGGCCGGGTCCAATTGGGAGTTCTCCAGCAGGACTTTCAGGAAGTTGACCGAGCGCTTTACGCTCAGATCCCAGTTGGACGGGAAGTCGGGCCGGTTGATCGGAACATTGTCCGTATGGCCGGTGACCGTTACCTTTTTCGGATGGGGCACCAGCATCGCGGCCATCTCCGCAGCCAGCTTGCGCGCTTCCGGCTTCAGGTCCGCCCTGCCGGAGTCGAACAAGGCATTGTCCAGGATGGTGATCAGCAATCCCTCGTCGGTCAGCTGTGTCTGCAGCTTGTCCTGCAGATTATTGGCCTCAATATACTCTTCCAGCCGTCCCTGCAGCTTCTTCAGATCTTCCGTCTCTTTGCGGAACGCCTCTTCCAGCTTCTTTTCCTCTTCTGTCAATTCCCGATCATCGTCTTCTTTGCCCATATGGAGCGTCTGCTGCGGCAGGGAGGGGTCCAGCGGCACCGGACTCGGCTGGTTAAACACCCCGATCCCTCCGTTTAACGCCACGTCAAAAGAACGAACCATCTGGTCGAACTTCTTGGCGTCCATCTTGCTCGAGGCAAACAGCACAATAAAGAGCGCGAGCAAAAGCGTGAGCAGGTCCGCGTAAGGGATCAGCCAGGATTCATCCATATGCTCTTCGTGATTGCCATGACGTTTTGAGCGTTTAGCCATTTACAGCGGCCTCCTCCTCCTTCTTCTCCTCCTTCGCCGCGGCGCGTTCCTGCGAAGGGATATAGACGAGGAGCTTTTGCTCGATCGCTGCCGGCGATACGCCCGCCTGGATCGAAAGCAAGCCTTCTACCATGATTTTTTTGATTTCAATTTCCAGCTTGGACTTCCGCTTCAGCTTGGTGGCAAATGGATGCCACAGGACGTACCCGGTGAAGATACCGAGCAGGGTCGCCACGAATGCGGCCGCGATGGAGAGTCCCAACGCGTCAATGTCGCTCAGGTTCCCCAGCGCTGCGATCAAGCCGACTACCGCGCCGAGCACCCCGAGCGTCGGAGCGTAGCTGCCCGCCTGGCTGAAGATGAGCGCTCCCGCCTGGTGACGCTCTTCGATCGCGTAGATTTCCTCGTTCAGCACGTCCCGGACAAACTCCGGCTCGCCGCCGTCGATAATCATCTTCATGCCATTTCTCAGGAACGGGTCTTCAATCTCATCGGATGTATTCTCCAGCGCCAAAAGACCTTCGC
This sequence is a window from Brevibacillus composti. Protein-coding genes within it:
- a CDS encoding low molecular weight protein-tyrosine-phosphatase — its product is MTNVLFVCLGNICRSPMAEAVFRHLVEAEGLSGRISVDSAGIGGWHAGEPPHSGTRRVLTEKGISHDTLRARQITPDDFSAYDYIVCMDEENLQALQQQAPRGVPVYRLMDFAPQLPERNVEDPYYTGRFAYVYELVEAGCRGLLEEIKEKLH
- the motB gene encoding flagellar motor protein MotB, which codes for MAKRSKRHGNHEEHMDESWLIPYADLLTLLLALFIVLFASSKMDAKKFDQMVRSFDVALNGGIGVFNQPSPVPLDPSLPQQTLHMGKEDDDRELTEEEKKLEEAFRKETEDLKKLQGRLEEYIEANNLQDKLQTQLTDEGLLITILDNALFDSGRADLKPEARKLAAEMAAMLVPHPKKVTVTGHTDNVPINRPDFPSNWDLSVKRSVNFLKVLLENSQLDPAKFSATGVGEYHPVASNATPEGRAKNRRVEVAILRDLTTPPKGVSAETKP
- the motA gene encoding flagellar motor stator protein MotA — protein: MEKSTLIGIVLGILAVVVGMVLKHASLTALLNPAAFMIIIVGTVAALFNAFPMGEIKRIPALFKILFTEQKLPSKRELIDQFMNWASIARREGLLALENTSDEIEDPFLRNGMKMIIDGGEPEFVRDVLNEEIYAIEERHQAGALIFSQAGSYAPTLGVLGAVVGLIAALGNLSDIDALGLSIAAAFVATLLGIFTGYVLWHPFATKLKRKSKLEIEIKKIMVEGLLSIQAGVSPAAIEQKLLVYIPSQERAAAKEEKKEEEAAVNG